In Terriglobales bacterium, a genomic segment contains:
- the recA gene encoding recombinase RecA — translation MADERTRAIDLALSQIEKQFGKGSIMRLGTREAIVPISVIPTGAISFDAALGVGGFPRGRVVEIFGPESSGKTTIALQVIAEAQKAGGMAAFVDAEHALDPGYAKKLGVDVDNLLVSQPDYGEQALEIAEALVRSGAIDVLVVDSVAALVPKAELDGEMGDSHVGLQARLMSQALRKLTGIVSKSRTCLIFINQIREKIGVMFGNPETTTGGRALKFYSSVRIDIRRIAAIKEGDSVIGSRTKVKVVKNKCAAPFRDAEFDILYGEGISREGDVLDLAVVHNLVEKSGAWFSYKGERIGQGRENARQFLKDNRDILAKLEADVRRAVGLVHAEKPQAAPGPVAVEAGKGAAGRR, via the coding sequence ATGGCAGACGAACGTACACGGGCGATCGACCTGGCGCTTTCGCAGATCGAGAAGCAGTTCGGCAAGGGTTCGATCATGCGTTTGGGGACGCGGGAGGCGATTGTCCCCATTTCGGTCATCCCCACCGGAGCGATCTCGTTCGACGCCGCCCTGGGCGTCGGCGGCTTCCCGCGCGGGCGCGTAGTGGAGATCTTCGGCCCGGAGTCCTCGGGCAAGACCACCATCGCGCTCCAGGTGATTGCCGAAGCGCAGAAGGCCGGCGGCATGGCTGCCTTCGTGGACGCCGAGCACGCCCTTGATCCCGGCTACGCCAAAAAATTGGGCGTGGACGTGGACAATCTCCTGGTCTCGCAGCCCGACTACGGCGAGCAGGCGCTGGAGATCGCCGAAGCCCTGGTTCGCTCGGGCGCCATTGACGTGCTGGTAGTGGACTCGGTCGCCGCCCTCGTCCCCAAGGCCGAGCTTGACGGCGAGATGGGCGACAGCCACGTCGGCCTGCAGGCCCGCCTGATGTCGCAGGCGCTGCGCAAGCTCACCGGCATCGTCTCCAAGTCGCGCACCTGCCTCATCTTCATCAACCAGATCCGCGAGAAGATCGGGGTGATGTTCGGCAATCCGGAAACCACCACCGGCGGCCGCGCGCTGAAGTTCTATTCCTCGGTCCGCATCGACATCCGCCGCATCGCGGCCATCAAGGAAGGCGACAGCGTCATCGGCTCGCGCACCAAGGTGAAGGTGGTGAAGAACAAGTGCGCCGCGCCCTTCCGCGACGCCGAATTCGACATCCTCTACGGCGAAGGCATCTCCCGCGAAGGCGACGTGCTCGACCTGGCCGTGGTCCACAACCTGGTGGAGAAATCCGGCGCCTGGTTCAGCTACAAGGGCGAGCGTATCGGCCAGGGCCGCGAGAACGCCCGCCAGTTCCTCAAGGACAACCGCGACATCCTGGCCAAGCTCGAAGCCGACGTTCGCCGGGCGGTCGGGCTGGTGCATGCCGAGAAGCCGCAGGCCGCGCCGGGACCGGTGGCGGTGGAAGCCGGAAAGGGCGCAGCCGGACGGCGATAG
- a CDS encoding trehalase family glycosidase — MNEIRSWQYIGGPCPVRLAPHLPRLRRGRAAWLLAAALCTLWLPSLAAENPAAPPPELADVARYIHEGWDRLTRSMSDCAVVHDPKVGDLSVLYLPFGLETPGSVRELETRCAGLRVDRLPKKIERLGQVEMSQIRTHGVLYLPHAYVVPGGRFNEMYGWDSYFILLGLLRDGRLELARGMVENFFFEIEHYGAVLNANRTYFLTRSQPPFLTSMVLAVYEADPRPESAKQEWLARAYDYAVRDHRLWTTGSKLAGETGLSRYYDFGEGPVPEIDDSDLSDYRGALRYFLLHREEAKPFVVVNPKSAADSPGPHFPVYICNPQKRPGGADRCDVVQSMGLTADYYKGDRAMRESGFDISFRFGPFSGRTHHYAPVCLNSLLYKAETDLEKMSRMLGREQDARQWQERATRRKENIQKYLWDEARGLFMDYDFTTGKRSSYEYATTFYPLWAGLATPEQARALARNLARFEHPGGLAMSRNETRTQWDYPYGWAPIQLLAAEGFRRYGFADEANRLSYEFLSTVLENFRRDGTIREKYNVVTRSSETQVAVGYSENVIGFGWTNGVFLELLHQLPQEWVKRLAEQAPPPTAGSADRR, encoded by the coding sequence GTGAACGAAATCCGAAGCTGGCAGTACATCGGCGGACCCTGCCCGGTGCGGTTGGCGCCGCACCTCCCGCGTCTGCGGAGAGGGCGCGCGGCATGGCTCCTGGCAGCAGCGCTGTGCACTCTCTGGCTACCGTCTCTGGCGGCCGAGAACCCGGCCGCCCCGCCACCAGAGCTGGCCGACGTTGCACGTTACATCCACGAAGGCTGGGACCGCCTGACGCGCTCCATGAGCGACTGCGCCGTCGTACACGATCCCAAAGTCGGCGATCTCTCCGTGCTGTATCTGCCTTTCGGGCTTGAGACGCCGGGCAGCGTGCGCGAGTTGGAGACGAGATGCGCCGGCCTCCGGGTGGATCGGCTGCCGAAGAAGATCGAACGCCTGGGCCAGGTGGAGATGAGCCAGATCCGCACCCACGGGGTCCTGTATCTTCCGCATGCGTACGTCGTTCCGGGCGGACGCTTCAACGAAATGTACGGCTGGGACAGCTACTTCATCCTGCTTGGATTGCTGCGCGACGGCAGGCTGGAGCTGGCGCGCGGCATGGTGGAGAACTTTTTCTTCGAGATCGAGCACTACGGCGCGGTCCTGAACGCGAACCGCACGTACTTTCTGACGCGCTCGCAGCCGCCCTTCCTGACCTCGATGGTCCTTGCGGTGTACGAAGCCGATCCGCGCCCGGAGAGCGCCAAGCAGGAATGGCTGGCCCGGGCCTACGACTATGCGGTGAGGGATCACCGCCTGTGGACCACCGGTTCGAAACTCGCCGGCGAGACGGGTCTGTCTCGCTATTACGACTTCGGCGAGGGGCCGGTGCCGGAAATCGACGACAGCGACTTGAGCGACTACCGGGGCGCGCTCCGTTATTTCCTGCTGCACCGGGAAGAAGCCAAGCCGTTTGTGGTCGTGAACCCGAAGAGCGCGGCGGATTCGCCGGGCCCGCACTTTCCTGTTTACATCTGCAACCCGCAGAAGCGCCCGGGAGGCGCCGACCGCTGCGACGTTGTTCAATCTATGGGTCTGACTGCGGACTACTACAAGGGCGACCGCGCGATGCGCGAATCGGGCTTTGACATCTCCTTCCGTTTCGGCCCGTTCAGCGGGCGGACGCACCACTATGCGCCGGTTTGCCTGAACAGCCTGCTCTACAAGGCGGAAACCGACCTGGAGAAGATGAGCCGGATGCTGGGACGGGAACAGGACGCGCGGCAATGGCAGGAGCGCGCGACCCGCCGCAAAGAGAACATCCAGAAGTACCTGTGGGACGAAGCCCGCGGGCTGTTCATGGATTACGACTTCACGACCGGGAAGCGCTCCTCCTACGAGTACGCGACGACGTTCTACCCGCTGTGGGCAGGTCTGGCCACGCCGGAGCAGGCCCGAGCCCTGGCGCGCAACCTGGCGCGCTTCGAGCACCCGGGCGGACTGGCCATGAGCCGCAACGAGACCAGGACCCAGTGGGACTATCCCTACGGCTGGGCGCCAATTCAGCTTCTGGCCGCGGAGGGCTTCCGCCGCTACGGCTTTGCCGACGAGGCCAACCGCCTCTCCTATGAGTTCCTGTCCACGGTGCTGGAGAACTTCCGGCGTGACGGCACCATCCGTGAGAAGTACAATGTCGTGACCCGCTCTTCCGAAACCCAGGTGGCGGTCGGTTACAGTGAGAACGTCATCGGCTTTGGGTGGACCAACGGCGTCTTCCTCGAGTTGCTCCATCAGCTCCCGCAGGAGTGGGTGAAACGCCTGGCGGAGCAAGCGCCGCCGCCAACGGCAGGGTCTGCAGACAGGCGCTAG
- a CDS encoding sodium:solute symporter, whose amino-acid sequence MMQTANAALTHRALETLDLVIIAVYFVVVFAIGFYFARREKTSADYFLASRNVGWFAIGASLFVSNISTEHFIGLAGSGATSGLAVGHFEWLACLIVLILGWVFVPFYLRSNVFTMPEFLERRFNRSCAIYLAGISIIAYVFTKISVHLYAAAVVLERVVGWSPLTASIILVVLTGIYTVAGGLSAVIYTEVLQTLILIAGAVALTVIGLERVGGFEGLRAAVPPDYFHMIKPVSDPEFPWTGIFIGAPILGIWYWCTDQVIVQRVLSAKDEGHARGGCIMAGYLKILPVFMLVLPGLIALALYPGAFHIVDGRVTNGDVAYPTLVISLLPTGLVGVMIAALLAALMGSMASVFNSASTLVTLDFYKKVRPQASERQLVFIGRIATAVMVFLGILWVPFINLLSAQLFIYLQSVQAYVSPPIAVCFLLGILWPRLNGTGAISSLLTGFVLGSVRFVLEVLDKTRHYQSSAIRWLVDMNFLHYAILMFAVCAAVLIGVSLMTAVPDRARLAGLTFATLGSKIDVTALRDPVVLEYKPAPETPREHRINVAMSVLLVVTVVALWIYFA is encoded by the coding sequence ATGATGCAGACAGCCAACGCCGCCCTGACCCACCGCGCCCTGGAGACCCTGGATCTGGTCATCATCGCGGTGTATTTCGTCGTCGTCTTCGCCATCGGCTTCTATTTTGCACGCCGCGAGAAGACCTCGGCCGACTACTTCCTGGCCAGCCGCAACGTGGGCTGGTTCGCCATCGGCGCGTCGCTCTTCGTCTCCAATATCTCGACTGAGCACTTCATCGGGTTGGCGGGATCGGGAGCCACTTCCGGCCTGGCGGTCGGCCACTTCGAATGGCTTGCCTGCCTGATTGTCCTCATCCTGGGCTGGGTTTTCGTCCCCTTCTACCTGCGCTCGAACGTGTTCACCATGCCGGAGTTTCTGGAGCGACGCTTCAACCGGTCCTGTGCCATCTACCTGGCGGGCATTTCCATCATCGCCTATGTCTTCACCAAAATCTCCGTGCACCTCTACGCGGCGGCCGTCGTGCTGGAGCGGGTGGTGGGGTGGAGCCCGCTGACCGCCTCCATCATCCTCGTGGTGCTGACGGGGATTTACACCGTGGCCGGCGGCCTTTCCGCAGTCATCTATACCGAGGTTCTGCAGACGCTCATCCTCATCGCCGGTGCCGTGGCCCTGACGGTGATCGGGCTCGAACGGGTGGGAGGATTCGAAGGCTTGCGGGCAGCGGTTCCCCCGGACTACTTCCACATGATCAAGCCGGTCAGCGACCCTGAGTTTCCCTGGACCGGCATCTTCATCGGTGCGCCCATCCTCGGCATCTGGTACTGGTGCACCGATCAGGTCATTGTGCAGCGCGTCTTGTCGGCCAAGGATGAGGGCCATGCCCGCGGCGGATGCATCATGGCCGGCTACCTGAAGATCCTGCCGGTGTTCATGCTCGTGCTGCCGGGGCTGATTGCGCTGGCGCTGTATCCCGGCGCGTTCCACATCGTCGATGGGCGGGTGACCAACGGCGATGTCGCCTATCCCACGCTGGTCATCAGCCTGCTCCCTACCGGTCTGGTGGGAGTGATGATTGCGGCGCTGCTGGCCGCGCTGATGGGTTCGATGGCTTCGGTCTTCAACTCGGCCTCGACCCTGGTGACGCTGGATTTCTACAAGAAGGTCCGGCCCCAGGCCAGTGAGCGGCAGCTCGTGTTCATCGGGCGAATCGCCACCGCCGTGATGGTGTTCCTGGGAATCCTGTGGGTGCCCTTCATCAACCTGCTGAGCGCGCAGTTGTTCATCTACCTGCAGAGCGTGCAGGCCTACGTAAGCCCGCCCATCGCGGTCTGTTTTCTGCTGGGGATCCTGTGGCCGCGTTTGAACGGCACCGGCGCCATCAGCTCCCTGCTGACCGGGTTCGTTCTGGGTAGCGTTCGCTTCGTGCTGGAGGTGCTGGACAAGACCCGCCACTACCAGTCCTCAGCCATTCGCTGGCTGGTGGACATGAATTTTCTCCACTATGCCATTCTCATGTTCGCCGTATGCGCCGCGGTCCTGATCGGCGTGAGCCTCATGACCGCCGTCCCGGATCGCGCCAGGCTCGCCGGGCTGACCTTCGCCACCTTGGGCTCGAAGATCGATGTCACTGCGCTGCGCGATCCTGTGGTGCTGGAATACAAGCCCGCCCCGGAAACGCCCAGGGAACACCGCATCAACGTGGCCATGAGCGTCCTGCTGGTGGTCACCGTGGTAGCGTTGTGGATCTACTTCGCTTAG
- a CDS encoding DUF6632 domain-containing protein: MAFRLVVARRTVTQPAELPADDTGRLPTLGIFLLIASRNPLAHLSLIWFTVWSSIAHAGIMAAQALENPEHIAHLWGDVPALLAIAALLAVLAPRRARSVKTRGQVGTAFKAEQVVYR; encoded by the coding sequence TTGGCCTTCCGGCTGGTCGTGGCACGGAGGACAGTCACACAACCTGCCGAACTACCTGCAGATGATACTGGCCGTCTACCGACGCTGGGTATTTTCCTGCTGATTGCCAGCCGGAACCCGCTTGCCCACTTGAGCCTGATCTGGTTCACGGTGTGGTCGAGCATCGCGCACGCTGGGATCATGGCGGCACAAGCGTTGGAAAATCCCGAGCACATCGCCCATCTGTGGGGTGACGTACCTGCCCTTCTCGCAATAGCGGCCTTGCTTGCAGTACTGGCGCCGCGCCGTGCAAGGTCAGTTAAGACGCGGGGGCAAGTCGGAACTGCGTTCAAGGCCGAGCAAGTAGTGTACCGGTAA
- the kdsB gene encoding 3-deoxy-manno-octulosonate cytidylyltransferase yields the protein MPARLGSTRLPRKVLREVAGRPLLAWVVDAARACPGLREVIVATDSEEVLALCRAHGWTGRMTSGAHRSGTERVHEVAQAVAADVYVNIQGDEPLLEPAHIELLLATMRDPKALVATLKAPCAPADVNNPNAVKVVTDLVGRALYFSRAPVPHDRDASGAVRYFKHLGVYAYRRAALDRFCALPESPLERGERLEQLRFLENDMPIQVAETPHDTIGVDTEEDLRRVEAVLLSRAGKR from the coding sequence ATTCCGGCACGACTGGGTTCTACGCGGCTGCCGCGGAAGGTGCTGCGCGAGGTTGCGGGACGGCCGCTGCTGGCCTGGGTGGTGGACGCCGCACGGGCCTGCCCGGGCCTGCGCGAAGTGATTGTAGCCACCGATTCGGAAGAAGTCCTGGCCCTGTGCCGGGCGCACGGGTGGACCGGGCGCATGACCTCGGGGGCGCATCGCTCCGGGACCGAACGCGTGCACGAGGTGGCGCAGGCGGTGGCGGCCGATGTGTACGTCAACATCCAGGGCGACGAGCCGCTGCTCGAACCGGCACACATCGAACTGCTGCTCGCCACCATGCGCGATCCCAAGGCGCTGGTGGCGACACTGAAAGCGCCCTGCGCACCCGCCGATGTCAACAATCCCAATGCGGTGAAGGTGGTCACCGATCTCGTGGGCAGGGCGCTGTATTTTTCCCGCGCGCCGGTCCCGCACGACCGCGACGCCTCAGGCGCGGTCCGCTACTTCAAGCACCTGGGTGTGTATGCTTACCGGCGCGCGGCTCTGGACCGCTTCTGCGCCCTGCCGGAGTCACCGCTGGAACGGGGAGAACGCCTGGAACAGTTGCGCTTCCTCGAAAACGACATGCCCATCCAGGTTGCCGAGACCCCGCATGACACCATTGGAGTGGATACAGAGGAAGACCTGCGACGCGTAGAAGCAGTTCTGCTCTCGCGGGCTGGGAAGAGGTAG